A genomic region of Haliotis asinina isolate JCU_RB_2024 chromosome 1, JCU_Hal_asi_v2, whole genome shotgun sequence contains the following coding sequences:
- the LOC137277488 gene encoding integumentary mucin A.1-like: MTPTTKTTPTTPTTRGTPRTPTTLTAPTIPTTPTTPTTPSTLTTPTTPATTTTPTTPTTFNSDDSHNSHNSDDSNNSHNSDDSMNATTPTIPTTPTTSTTPTTLTTPTVPTTHNTPQKQLKVLFK; this comes from the coding sequence ATGACTCCGACAACTAAGACAACTCCCACAACTCCGACGACTCGAGGAACTCCCAGGACTCCGACAACTCTCACAGCTCCGACGATTCCAACAACTCCCACAACCCCGACGACTCCGTCAACTCTCACAACTCCGACGACACCCGCAACTACGACCACTCCCACAACTCCTACGACATTTAACTCCGATGACTCTCACAACTCCCACAACTCCGACGACTCTAACAACTCCCACAACTCCGACGACTCCATGAACGCCACAACTCCCACAATTCCGACGACTCCAACAACTTCCACAACTCCGACGACTCTCACAACTCCGACAGTTCCGACGACTCATAATACTCCCCAGAAGCAGTTGAAGGTACTGTTTAAGTGA